From Methanocella paludicola SANAE, a single genomic window includes:
- a CDS encoding cupin domain-containing protein — protein sequence MPAKKEAPEKEKLIGKAIKMSDLVGYQPGSVVSREVINKTTGTVTIFAFDEGEGLSTHSAPFDAMVVAVDGEVEITIDDQPNHLKAGDMIIMPAGHPHSVKALKKFKMLLIMIRSKE from the coding sequence ATGCCCGCAAAGAAAGAAGCACCCGAGAAAGAAAAATTGATCGGAAAGGCCATAAAGATGAGCGACCTGGTCGGCTACCAGCCCGGCTCGGTCGTGAGCCGCGAGGTCATCAATAAGACGACCGGTACCGTGACTATCTTTGCCTTCGACGAGGGCGAGGGACTGAGCACGCATTCGGCCCCGTTCGATGCGATGGTCGTCGCCGTGGACGGCGAGGTCGAGATAACCATCGACGATCAGCCCAATCACCTGAAGGCCGGCGACATGATCATCATGCCCGCGGGCCATCCTCACTCTGTCAAGGCGCTAAAAAAATTTAAGATGCTCCTGATCATGATACGGTCAAAAGAATAA
- a CDS encoding GxxExxY protein, protein MSNVLTRDPIPNEINKITGQIVDAAFVVHTTFGPGLLESIYEECLIHELKLRGIKVESQINVPLDFKGLYIERGLILDVLVEGQVIVEVKSVKELHPVYEQQLLTYMKITGKRVGLLINFNAPLIKNGIKRMVL, encoded by the coding sequence ATGAGCAACGTATTGACAAGAGACCCCATACCCAATGAGATTAATAAGATCACCGGACAGATCGTTGACGCAGCGTTCGTCGTGCATACGACATTCGGGCCGGGACTGCTCGAAAGCATTTACGAGGAATGCCTGATACACGAATTAAAACTCAGAGGCATAAAGGTAGAATCACAGATTAACGTGCCTCTCGACTTCAAAGGTTTATACATTGAACGAGGCCTCATCCTGGACGTACTCGTTGAAGGCCAGGTAATCGTGGAAGTAAAATCAGTCAAAGAACTCCACCCCGTCTACGAACAACAATTACTAACATACATGAAAATAACAGGAAAACGAGTTGGATTGCTAATCAACTTTAACGCACCGCTGATAAAAAACGGCATAAAACGAATGGTCCTATAA
- a CDS encoding TIGR03557 family F420-dependent LLM class oxidoreductase: MLKLGWKAGPEQYQPNELLDYVVAAENAGFESVDVSDHFHPWSEQGHACFTWSWLGAAAVKTKSIELGPGVTCPILRYHPSIIAQASATIDNFAPGRTYLAVGTGEALNEYSAAGMWPGYDERQSMMLEAMQLIRALWSGAEVTFDGIYYSTQKARLYTPPLSKLPIYVSSLVPESAAFAGRYGDGLITVANDPNTLKQIVKNFEEGALDMGKDPSTMPRLLEVSVAYTDDFDSAARCFKEYWAGAMVPAMFNERLYTPAQSAKNGSVIGNDILRQKLCISGDPEAHVKFVQQFIDMGFTHLYFHSAGPDQRDFIVGYGRDVLPKIRQQQAQTVTA, translated from the coding sequence ATGTTGAAGCTGGGATGGAAAGCCGGGCCTGAGCAGTATCAGCCCAACGAGCTTTTGGATTATGTCGTCGCCGCCGAGAATGCCGGTTTCGAGTCGGTCGATGTGAGCGATCATTTTCATCCGTGGTCTGAGCAGGGCCACGCGTGCTTTACCTGGTCGTGGCTGGGCGCCGCTGCCGTGAAGACGAAGAGCATCGAGTTGGGGCCGGGCGTGACGTGCCCGATCCTTCGCTATCATCCCTCTATCATTGCGCAGGCCTCCGCGACCATCGATAATTTTGCGCCAGGGAGGACTTACCTTGCAGTGGGCACGGGGGAGGCGCTGAACGAGTATTCGGCGGCCGGCATGTGGCCCGGCTACGACGAGCGCCAGTCGATGATGCTCGAGGCCATGCAGCTTATCCGCGCGCTCTGGAGCGGCGCCGAGGTGACCTTCGACGGAATTTATTATTCGACACAAAAAGCCCGCCTGTACACGCCGCCCCTGTCAAAGCTGCCCATATATGTCTCGTCTCTCGTGCCAGAGAGCGCCGCATTCGCAGGGCGCTACGGCGATGGCCTAATCACGGTCGCCAATGACCCGAATACCCTGAAGCAGATCGTTAAAAACTTCGAGGAAGGCGCCCTGGACATGGGAAAAGATCCGTCTACTATGCCAAGGCTTCTGGAGGTCAGCGTCGCCTATACTGACGACTTCGACTCTGCAGCACGCTGCTTCAAGGAGTACTGGGCCGGCGCCATGGTCCCCGCGATGTTCAACGAGCGCCTGTATACGCCCGCCCAGTCCGCCAAGAACGGCTCCGTCATCGGTAACGACATCCTGCGGCAAAAGCTCTGCATTTCCGGAGACCCCGAAGCGCACGTTAAATTTGTGCAACAGTTCATCGACATGGGCTTCACGCACCTGTACTTCCATTCCGCGGGTCCGGACCAGCGTGATTTTATCGTGGGCTATGGAAGGGACGTGCTTCCTAAGATCAGGCAGCAGCAGGCGCAGACCGTGACCGCCTAA
- a CDS encoding TIGR00730 family Rossman fold protein encodes MPVKRVCIFCGSSPGSRPIYLEKAREMGRVLAESHIGLVYGGGKVGMMGAVAEATMEAKGEVIGVIPGDLVRKEVAFTGITDLRVVNSMHERKALMAQLSDAFIALPGGLGTIEEFFEILTWAQLGIHKKPCGFLNVDGYYDKMIQFIDYAVREQFIGPGGRSLILVDDDPMALLKKFQAYQPPTIDKAAWALALANNHISKT; translated from the coding sequence ATGCCGGTGAAACGTGTATGTATCTTCTGCGGGTCGAGCCCCGGGTCAAGGCCCATATATTTAGAAAAAGCCCGAGAAATGGGCCGCGTGCTGGCTGAAAGCCACATCGGGCTTGTCTACGGTGGCGGCAAGGTCGGAATGATGGGCGCCGTGGCAGAGGCGACTATGGAAGCTAAAGGCGAAGTCATCGGCGTGATACCTGGAGATCTCGTAAGAAAGGAAGTAGCCTTTACCGGGATAACGGACCTTCGAGTAGTTAATTCTATGCACGAGCGTAAGGCGCTCATGGCCCAGTTATCAGACGCATTCATCGCACTCCCCGGCGGCCTGGGCACGATCGAGGAATTCTTCGAGATACTCACTTGGGCGCAGCTTGGCATCCACAAAAAGCCGTGCGGCTTCCTGAACGTGGACGGCTATTATGATAAGATGATCCAGTTCATCGATTACGCCGTAAGAGAACAATTCATCGGTCCCGGAGGCAGGTCGCTAATACTTGTAGATGACGACCCGATGGCATTATTAAAAAAGTTCCAGGCCTACCAGCCCCCGACGATCGACAAGGCGGCGTGGGCGCTGGCGCTAGCGAATAACCATATTTCGAAGACTTAG
- a CDS encoding MFS transporter produces MPTMITEIINEDTGAYKNRYIIMVIVLMGIMMSVIDGTVVSIALPTITAYFNVDVSSSQWTITAYLLTMTSLLLIFGRLSEYFGKVNLFMVGFTIFTLSSLACGLSSSLIMLIVCRVIQGFGAAMVFSISGAILFQAFPENERGKAMGFLGSAVAIGSIAGPVLGGLIVDTLGWEYIFLINVPIGIILLALSLKYLNVNELKSDKLDIDWPGSAILIVSMVSLMLFLGDLGKNVSMSPVATALAVLAIVSFVAFIYRESHCAGPLLDLSIFRIKKFTLPVLAMILTFIANFMLSIVGPFYFQGVLHYSASQVGILYLVTPMVMVIAAPVTGMLYDRTRSKYYACIGMVISALGYVAMGLLVRNFNVMIAVGIFILSGIGGSLFQSPNNTETMGSLPPRKLGIASSVTSTIRNLGMALGVSISAILVTFQLTMAGYSGPILEAGSTLIPIVSNVMFVSAALCMIAAAASLLRNV; encoded by the coding sequence ATGCCGACAATGATAACGGAAATAATAAACGAAGACACGGGCGCTTATAAAAACCGCTATATCATCATGGTCATCGTGCTCATGGGCATCATGATGTCCGTCATCGACGGCACCGTGGTGAGCATCGCCCTTCCGACCATTACTGCGTACTTCAATGTCGACGTTTCCTCCTCTCAATGGACGATCACGGCATACCTGCTTACCATGACCAGCCTGCTGCTCATTTTCGGCAGGCTTTCGGAATATTTCGGCAAGGTAAACCTGTTCATGGTAGGGTTTACCATCTTCACCCTGAGCTCTCTGGCCTGCGGCCTGTCGTCCAGCCTCATCATGCTCATTGTTTGCCGGGTGATACAGGGGTTCGGGGCGGCCATGGTCTTTTCCATAAGCGGCGCAATCCTGTTCCAGGCGTTCCCGGAGAACGAAAGGGGCAAAGCTATGGGGTTCCTGGGCTCTGCCGTTGCCATCGGCAGCATCGCCGGCCCTGTGCTCGGTGGCCTCATTGTAGATACGCTTGGGTGGGAATACATTTTCCTTATCAATGTACCCATCGGCATCATTCTGCTGGCCCTTTCCCTGAAATACCTCAATGTCAACGAGCTCAAGTCGGATAAGCTGGATATTGACTGGCCGGGCTCCGCAATTCTCATTGTATCCATGGTATCGCTAATGCTGTTCCTTGGAGACCTGGGGAAAAATGTCTCCATGAGCCCGGTAGCCACCGCACTAGCCGTATTGGCCATAGTCTCCTTTGTAGCTTTCATATACAGGGAATCACACTGTGCCGGGCCGCTTCTGGACCTATCCATATTCCGGATAAAAAAGTTCACCCTGCCCGTGCTGGCCATGATACTCACATTCATCGCCAATTTCATGCTCAGCATAGTAGGCCCGTTCTACTTCCAGGGCGTCCTGCACTATTCGGCGTCCCAGGTCGGCATACTTTACCTTGTGACGCCCATGGTCATGGTCATCGCCGCGCCCGTAACGGGCATGCTCTATGACCGCACGCGCTCAAAGTATTATGCGTGCATCGGGATGGTAATATCCGCGCTCGGATACGTTGCCATGGGCCTGCTCGTCAGGAACTTTAACGTGATGATCGCTGTCGGCATATTCATCCTATCGGGCATCGGGGGCTCCCTCTTCCAGAGCCCGAACAATACCGAAACAATGGGCTCTCTGCCCCCACGCAAGCTGGGCATCGCTTCCAGCGTCACGTCGACTATCAGGAATCTCGGCATGGCGCTGGGCGTATCCATATCGGCCATCCTGGTCACCTTCCAGCTAACCATGGCGGGATATAGCGGGCCTATACTCGAGGCGGGATCGACGCTGATACCTATCGTTAGTAACGTGATGTTCGTTTCGGCGGCACTATGTATGATAGCTGCCGCAGCGTCCCTGCTAAGGAATGTTTAA
- a CDS encoding proteasome assembly chaperone family protein yields MPDKMDDFVKVNVEKLECKNPTIICGFPGMGLVGNIVSQFLMDQFKMIPCGYVESRLFPPVAIVYGGLVKNPVRLYENPEREIVIVFSDIPIDPVISGEVGKSIVNWAKDVNPKDIIAIAGLATTGEEHRVFAAGATSEDLERIKDNAQVFEVGTISGVPGVIMNECKNHNIPAVCMLGETRSANPDPRAAAELVKALAKIYSWDINVDILLKEADQIEQMMHKLSEQVGEAEAKPPKDYSMYG; encoded by the coding sequence ATGCCCGATAAAATGGATGATTTCGTCAAGGTCAACGTGGAAAAACTGGAGTGTAAAAACCCGACCATTATCTGCGGATTTCCCGGGATGGGCCTCGTCGGCAACATCGTGTCCCAGTTTCTCATGGACCAGTTCAAGATGATACCCTGCGGCTATGTCGAGTCCAGGCTGTTCCCTCCCGTTGCCATCGTATATGGCGGGCTCGTAAAAAACCCCGTCCGCCTCTACGAGAACCCGGAACGGGAGATCGTCATCGTCTTTTCCGATATACCTATCGACCCTGTGATAAGCGGTGAAGTGGGGAAAAGTATCGTTAACTGGGCTAAGGACGTGAATCCCAAAGACATCATCGCCATCGCCGGCCTGGCCACGACCGGAGAAGAGCACAGGGTATTTGCCGCCGGCGCAACGTCGGAAGACCTCGAAAGGATTAAGGATAATGCTCAGGTCTTCGAGGTCGGGACCATATCCGGCGTGCCCGGGGTGATCATGAACGAGTGTAAGAATCATAATATCCCGGCGGTCTGCATGCTCGGAGAGACAAGGAGCGCTAATCCCGACCCGAGGGCGGCCGCGGAATTAGTAAAAGCGCTCGCTAAGATATATAGCTGGGACATCAACGTCGACATTCTATTAAAGGAAGCCGACCAGATCGAGCAGATGATGCACAAGCTGTCGGAACAGGTAGGAGAAGCCGAGGCAAAGCCACCGAAGGACTACAGCATGTACGGGTGA
- a CDS encoding gamma-glutamylcyclotransferase family protein — protein sequence MADETVNLFVYGPLMDKSRLNSLIKRIPEMHPAKAMGYRQIYDEALGSQSAERDERSSMRGMLLKGITLMELRQLDFFEGVGEGSYRRVKVKATALDTRSQAEAFMYVKNQ from the coding sequence ATGGCCGACGAGACCGTTAACTTATTTGTCTATGGCCCTCTCATGGACAAGTCCCGCCTGAACTCTCTGATCAAGAGGATCCCGGAGATGCACCCGGCGAAGGCGATGGGCTACCGGCAGATCTATGACGAAGCGTTAGGTTCCCAGAGCGCCGAGAGAGATGAGCGCTCCAGCATGAGAGGCATGCTGCTTAAAGGGATCACTCTCATGGAATTAAGGCAGCTAGACTTTTTCGAGGGCGTGGGCGAGGGCTCGTACCGCCGCGTTAAAGTGAAGGCCACGGCGCTCGATACGAGGTCGCAGGCCGAGGCGTTCATGTACGTGAAAAACCAGTAA
- a CDS encoding alanyl-tRNA editing protein yields MEHRLYCDSPYTTEWTADVVSIEQREGSVRVVLSETAFYPGGGGQPSDRGTIDGIPVDDVIEQDGHVVHVLGKAPANKTVSCIIDFDRRFDLMQQHSGQHLLSAVLFKLYQCKTSSLHMGMDELSIDVAMPDMPAQMLMTVEEEVNAYIYKDLPVVISVVTPEVASEMTLRKTPPKEGEVRIVEITSIDRSPCCGTHVRRTGEIGIIKIVKTEKRGAETRVYFKCGKRALKDYQFKQDIVTGLVHLYRMSEGDVLAKTEALAAQLRNTQKELTEIKDKMLRVEAKEISASATSKVIDRSYGDKSFADIGTLAKYLLESGEFVVILASVPDKRLLFAHSGKFDISCGKMLKENLVSFNGKGGGKDNWANGGFSTLEDMERFKAFLKDALAKKGIS; encoded by the coding sequence ATGGAGCATCGGCTTTATTGTGATTCGCCGTATACGACGGAGTGGACGGCGGACGTCGTCAGTATCGAGCAAAGGGAAGGGTCGGTTCGGGTCGTGCTGAGCGAGACCGCGTTCTACCCGGGTGGCGGTGGCCAGCCGTCGGACCGCGGCACCATCGACGGGATACCCGTGGACGATGTTATCGAGCAGGATGGGCACGTCGTTCATGTGCTGGGCAAAGCCCCTGCTAATAAAACGGTATCCTGTATTATTGATTTTGACAGGCGGTTCGACCTCATGCAGCAGCACAGCGGCCAGCACCTGCTCTCGGCCGTGCTATTCAAGCTGTACCAGTGTAAGACGTCGAGCCTGCACATGGGCATGGATGAGCTCTCTATTGATGTGGCTATGCCGGATATGCCCGCACAAATGCTTATGACGGTAGAGGAAGAGGTTAACGCCTATATCTATAAGGATCTGCCAGTCGTGATCAGCGTCGTGACGCCTGAAGTCGCCAGCGAGATGACATTACGGAAGACCCCTCCTAAGGAGGGTGAGGTCCGTATCGTGGAGATCACCTCTATCGACCGGTCGCCCTGCTGCGGTACCCATGTCAGGAGAACAGGCGAGATAGGTATTATAAAGATCGTTAAGACGGAGAAGCGGGGCGCCGAGACCCGCGTATACTTTAAATGCGGGAAGCGCGCCCTAAAAGACTACCAGTTTAAGCAGGATATTGTCACTGGCCTCGTTCATCTTTATCGTATGTCCGAGGGCGATGTGCTCGCGAAGACGGAAGCCCTCGCCGCACAGCTCAGGAATACTCAGAAAGAGCTTACGGAGATCAAGGATAAGATGCTCCGGGTGGAAGCGAAGGAGATCTCAGCCTCGGCTACCTCAAAAGTGATCGATAGGTCCTATGGCGATAAGAGCTTTGCCGACATCGGTACTCTTGCCAAATACCTGCTTGAGTCGGGCGAATTCGTCGTTATCCTGGCGTCCGTCCCCGATAAGCGCCTGCTCTTTGCGCACAGCGGTAAATTCGATATTAGCTGCGGTAAGATGCTCAAAGAGAATCTCGTCTCATTTAACGGCAAAGGCGGAGGAAAGGACAACTGGGCGAACGGCGGCTTCAGCACGCTTGAAGACATGGAGAGATTCAAGGCCTTCCTGAAGGACGCGCTCGCAAAAAAGGGCATCAGCTAA
- a CDS encoding DUF473 domain-containing protein: MRLLALTGLSKESLSELSKRHVRTFEFHSANNVIAFSHLNVGDTVFLCEVPPADLTPGLCGAIATIKGFDTHMQHVYYASSSHHEEMETMSARAQMGFISIGKIKKVEMGGLYEPVYVEIIDVKFCEAR, from the coding sequence ATGAGGCTACTAGCGTTAACCGGGCTTAGCAAGGAATCGCTAAGTGAGCTGTCTAAGCGGCACGTGCGCACCTTCGAGTTTCACAGCGCCAATAACGTCATTGCGTTCTCCCATTTGAACGTCGGCGACACGGTATTTTTATGCGAGGTCCCGCCGGCGGACCTGACGCCTGGCCTTTGCGGTGCTATCGCCACTATAAAGGGCTTCGATACTCACATGCAGCATGTGTACTATGCATCCTCGAGCCACCATGAGGAGATGGAGACAATGTCCGCCAGGGCTCAGATGGGCTTCATATCGATCGGGAAGATCAAAAAGGTGGAAATGGGAGGGCTCTATGAGCCTGTCTACGTGGAGATCATCGATGTCAAGTTCTGCGAGGCGCGCTGA
- a CDS encoding tetratricopeptide repeat protein, with the protein MPMESNVEESIGKLQKMVEADPNNQEARMMLGLAYGTRGQYQEAIKELEAAVKMKPENPEAHFDLGLAYNMMDDLDNAVKEYNETLRLKPDHLDAMLNLANAYLAMGNADDALGLFKDMIAKNPESAEVFASFGVALASAGYLDDAEEMLKKAIAKDPRSFDGHLFLAGVYMDKGEVDDAIKEYRIAATISPEEPSVFYNWGFALSEKGLTMDAIEKYQIAVHLDPGFVEARYNLASMLAKQNRLDEAITELKETIKADPSFADAHNMLGVIYTAKEFTRAAINELEEAVKLDPDFAVAYNNLGMVYYGQEQYDEAIKVFEQALKIDPGYFEAQNNLKNAQAKKLNKP; encoded by the coding sequence ATGCCTATGGAATCAAACGTTGAAGAGAGTATCGGCAAGCTTCAAAAAATGGTTGAAGCTGACCCGAATAACCAGGAAGCCCGCATGATGCTCGGCCTTGCTTATGGGACCCGGGGACAATACCAGGAAGCGATAAAAGAGCTTGAAGCCGCGGTGAAGATGAAGCCGGAGAACCCGGAAGCCCACTTTGACCTCGGACTTGCCTATAATATGATGGATGACCTGGACAATGCTGTAAAAGAGTATAATGAGACATTACGCTTAAAGCCAGATCATCTCGACGCCATGTTAAATCTGGCCAATGCATACCTGGCCATGGGCAACGCTGACGATGCGCTTGGCTTATTCAAGGACATGATCGCTAAGAACCCGGAGTCGGCTGAAGTTTTTGCGAGCTTCGGTGTTGCGCTGGCCTCGGCCGGATACCTCGACGATGCCGAGGAGATGCTGAAGAAGGCTATCGCAAAAGACCCGCGCTCCTTCGACGGGCACCTGTTCCTCGCCGGCGTATACATGGATAAGGGTGAGGTCGACGACGCCATCAAGGAGTACCGCATCGCAGCAACGATATCACCCGAGGAGCCCTCCGTCTTCTATAACTGGGGCTTTGCGCTGTCGGAAAAAGGCCTGACCATGGACGCCATCGAGAAGTACCAGATCGCCGTCCACCTGGACCCGGGTTTTGTCGAAGCCCGGTATAACCTTGCCTCGATGCTGGCAAAACAGAACCGGCTCGACGAGGCCATCACTGAGCTAAAGGAGACCATTAAGGCCGACCCATCCTTCGCTGACGCTCACAACATGCTGGGCGTTATATATACGGCTAAAGAGTTCACCCGGGCTGCTATCAATGAGCTCGAGGAGGCCGTGAAGCTGGATCCTGACTTTGCCGTTGCCTATAATAATCTGGGCATGGTGTACTACGGCCAGGAGCAATATGATGAAGCTATCAAGGTTTTCGAGCAGGCGCTGAAGATCGATCCGGGCTACTTTGAGGCTCAGAATAACTTGAAGAATGCTCAGGCTAAAAAGTTGAACAAGCCCTAA
- a CDS encoding RIO1 family regulatory kinase/ATPase produces the protein MIDHAVIFRSLKPEELKILRAVENGMKTHEWVSVEDMASSSGLSEKEIDYRLKNLTDLDLLERFTGHYVGYQLKYNGYDILAISALLRRDTINSLGGLVGVGKESVVIAAMGRSGMPLAIKFHREGRTAFKQVKRKREHLVDLHNTNWLYASALAAKHEFEVLKKLYPAVSVPEPFDQNRHAVVMEVVEGHELSRVKLEDPQWYLDRIIEQLELAYRNGYVHGDFSEYNVMVSESGVTIIDWPQAVATGTKIGDQLLERDVRNILTYFSRKYRIRVFTEEIVKKIKEFS, from the coding sequence ATGATCGATCACGCGGTAATCTTTAGATCGTTGAAGCCTGAAGAGCTTAAGATATTAAGGGCTGTCGAGAATGGCATGAAGACCCACGAATGGGTGTCCGTCGAGGATATGGCTTCTAGCTCGGGCCTGAGCGAGAAAGAGATCGACTACCGCCTTAAGAATTTGACGGACCTGGACCTTTTGGAGCGCTTTACAGGCCACTATGTGGGTTACCAGCTCAAGTATAATGGCTACGATATTCTGGCCATTTCTGCTTTATTGCGGCGTGACACGATCAATTCGCTGGGCGGGCTCGTCGGCGTTGGAAAGGAGTCCGTCGTCATTGCAGCTATGGGCCGGAGCGGCATGCCTCTTGCTATAAAGTTTCATCGGGAAGGGCGCACGGCCTTTAAGCAAGTCAAGAGAAAGCGCGAGCATCTCGTGGATCTGCATAACACGAACTGGCTTTACGCTTCGGCACTGGCCGCGAAGCATGAGTTCGAAGTGCTAAAAAAGCTCTATCCTGCAGTGAGTGTTCCAGAGCCCTTCGACCAGAACCGCCATGCCGTCGTGATGGAGGTCGTCGAGGGCCACGAGCTGTCGAGAGTTAAGCTAGAGGACCCGCAGTGGTACCTGGATCGTATCATCGAGCAGCTCGAGCTGGCATACAGGAATGGCTACGTCCACGGCGACTTTTCGGAGTATAATGTCATGGTCAGCGAGAGCGGTGTTACAATAATCGACTGGCCCCAGGCCGTCGCCACAGGCACAAAAATAGGCGACCAGCTGCTGGAAAGGGATGTCCGGAACATATTGACGTATTTTTCTCGTAAATACCGGATTAGAGTATTTACTGAAGAGATTGTTAAAAAAATCAAAGAATTTAGTTAA
- a CDS encoding YwbE family protein produces the protein MNGQYRKDIRPGLEVDIVLKQDQRTGKRTRGIVKEILTNSSFHPHGIKVRLVSGQVGRVQEIPGSKE, from the coding sequence ATGAACGGCCAGTATAGAAAAGACATCAGGCCCGGGCTTGAAGTAGACATCGTCCTCAAGCAGGACCAGCGAACGGGCAAAAGGACCCGGGGCATCGTTAAAGAGATTCTGACTAATTCATCTTTTCATCCTCATGGTATAAAGGTCAGGCTGGTAAGCGGCCAGGTGGGCCGCGTCCAGGAGATCCCTGGCTCAAAAGAGTAA
- the metK gene encoding methionine adenosyltransferase, protein MSLEKHLFTSESVTEGHPDKMADQISDSVLDAILAKDPLGRVACETLVSTGMAVVAGEITTNCYVDIPKIVRNTIKEIGYTRAKFGFDCENCAVLTSIDEQSPDIAMGVDVQGAGDQGMMFGFACNETPELMPMPIMLAHKLAMRLAEVRKNKVVDYLRPDGKTQVTIEYEDDRPLRVDTIIVSTQHSEKVEQPQIKSDVIEHVIKPVIPEGFFDKKTKVLVNPTGRFVLGGPHADTGLTGRKIIVDTYGGMGRHGGGAFSGKDPTKVDRSACYMARYIAKNVVAAGLATRCEVQLAYAIGVAEPVSIMLDTYRTNTISHKKIVELIRENFQLTPQGIIKSLDLRRPIYRQTAAYGHFGRNNKDFTWERTDKAEQMRKDAGF, encoded by the coding sequence ATGAGCTTAGAAAAGCACCTCTTTACCTCCGAGTCCGTCACTGAGGGCCACCCGGATAAGATGGCCGACCAGATATCTGACTCGGTCCTGGACGCCATACTGGCAAAGGACCCGCTCGGAAGGGTCGCCTGCGAGACGCTCGTAAGCACGGGCATGGCAGTCGTCGCTGGCGAGATCACGACTAACTGTTATGTGGATATTCCTAAGATCGTAAGGAATACCATCAAGGAGATCGGCTATACTCGCGCGAAGTTCGGCTTCGACTGCGAGAACTGCGCCGTTCTTACTTCTATTGACGAACAATCGCCGGACATTGCGATGGGCGTCGACGTCCAGGGCGCCGGTGACCAGGGCATGATGTTCGGCTTCGCATGTAACGAGACGCCTGAATTGATGCCCATGCCCATCATGCTGGCCCATAAGCTTGCCATGCGGCTGGCCGAGGTCAGGAAGAACAAGGTAGTTGATTACCTGAGGCCGGACGGCAAGACGCAGGTCACCATCGAGTACGAGGACGACAGGCCTCTGCGCGTTGACACGATCATCGTCTCGACCCAGCACAGCGAGAAGGTCGAGCAGCCCCAGATCAAGAGCGACGTGATCGAGCACGTCATCAAGCCAGTCATACCCGAGGGCTTCTTCGACAAGAAAACGAAGGTGCTGGTAAACCCGACCGGCCGTTTCGTGCTGGGCGGGCCGCACGCCGATACTGGCCTCACAGGCCGTAAGATCATCGTCGATACCTACGGTGGCATGGGCCGCCATGGCGGCGGCGCCTTCTCGGGCAAGGACCCGACGAAGGTGGACCGCTCTGCCTGCTATATGGCTCGCTACATCGCCAAGAATGTCGTGGCCGCCGGCCTGGCTACCCGCTGCGAGGTACAGCTTGCATACGCGATAGGCGTCGCCGAGCCGGTATCCATCATGCTGGACACGTACCGCACCAACACGATCTCCCACAAGAAGATCGTGGAATTAATAAGGGAGAACTTCCAGCTCACGCCCCAGGGCATCATCAAGTCGCTCGACCTGCGCCGGCCGATCTACAGGCAGACGGCAGCTTACGGGCACTTCGGGCGTAACAATAAGGATTTCACCTGGGAGCGGACCGATAAGGCAGAGCAGATGCGGAAGGACGCGGGCTTTTAA
- a CDS encoding DUF5611 family protein, translated as MGENISEYKFKRGFKPENERIRGIMEDIFEVKPAENGGKLTLRYGAIKELKAWVEDKKLFVETSSDLSVKDEKLILDTNKRFRDFLEEATGYTAKERLKAAKKAVAGE; from the coding sequence ATGGGTGAAAATATCAGCGAGTATAAATTCAAGCGCGGATTCAAACCGGAAAACGAGCGCATTCGCGGCATCATGGAAGATATCTTCGAGGTCAAGCCCGCGGAGAACGGGGGCAAGCTGACCTTGAGATATGGCGCCATAAAAGAGCTTAAAGCCTGGGTCGAGGACAAGAAGCTCTTCGTCGAGACCAGCTCGGATCTTTCGGTAAAAGATGAAAAGCTCATCCTCGATACTAATAAGCGGTTCCGGGACTTCCTCGAGGAGGCCACGGGCTATACTGCCAAGGAGCGGCTTAAGGCTGCGAAGAAGGCAGTCGCTGGAGAGTAA